In one window of Scyliorhinus canicula chromosome 17, sScyCan1.1, whole genome shotgun sequence DNA:
- the LOC119952461 gene encoding POU domain, class 3, transcription factor 4-like, which produces MATAASNLYMPSGGILTSNSIVHGDASSMQQAGASFRSHQKLMQSDYLQGLPSNGHPLSHQWVTALPEGSPWSAALAASPLSQQDVKPAREELHTGASLHHRSAHIAHHSPHAWGGGGSGGGGGGGGGGGGGGAHTSPVGGGQPLSIYSQAAFTVNGMLEHHVGGPPQPPPPPPPPPPSGVGQGGMHPAAGLRDDGELGHPHHHHHHHHHHCHDHSDEETPTSDELEQFAKQFKQRRIKLGFTQADVGLALGTLYGNVFSQTTICRFEALQLSFKNMCKLKPLLNKWLEEADSTTGSPTSIDKIAAQGRKRKKRTSIEVSVKGALETHFLKCPKPAAQEISGLADSLQLEKEVVRVWFCNRRQKEKRMTPPGLHQPDEVFSHSVDPETPTHHDL; this is translated from the coding sequence ATGGCCACGGCGGCTTCCAATCTCTACATGCCGAGCGGTGGGATCCTCACTTCCAACTCCATCGTCCACGGCGACGCGTCCAGCATGCAGCAGGCGGGCGCCAGCTTTCGGAGTCACCAGAAACTCATGCAAAGTGACTACCTGCAGGGACTCCCCAGCAATgggcaccccctctcccaccagtgGGTGACGGCTTTACCCGAGGGCAGCCCCTGGTCCGCGGCGCTGGCGGCCAGCCCGCTGAGCCAGCAGGACGTGAAGCCGGCCAGGGAGGAGCTGCACACCGGGGCCAGCCTGCACCACCGCTCGGCCCACATCGCGCACCATTCCCCGCACGCCTGGGGCGGCGGCGGGAGCGGaggaggcggcggcggcggcggaggCGGCGGCGGCGGAGGCGCTCACACCTCCCCGGTGGGCGGCGGGCAGCCCCTCAGCATCTACTCGCAGGCCGCCTTCACGGTCAACGGCATGCTGGAGCACCATGTGGGGGGCCCGCCGCAgcctccccctccgcctccccctccgcctcccaGCGGAGTGGGCCAGGGGGGCATGCACCCGGCGGCGGGGCTCAGGGACGACGGGGAGCTGGGCCATccgcaccaccaccatcaccaccaccaccaccactgtcaCGACCACTCGGACGAGGAGACCCCGACGTCGGACGAGCTGGAGCAGTTCGCTAAGCAGTTCAAGCAGCGGCGGATCAAGCTGGGCTTCACCCAGGCCGACGTAGGGCTGGCGCTGGGCACTTTGTACGGGAATGTCTTCTCTCAGACCACCATCTGCAGGTTCGAGGCGCTGCAGCTCAGCTTCAAGAACATGTGCAAGCTGAAGCCCTTGCTCAATAAGTGGCTGGAGGAGGCCGACTCCACCACGGGCAGCCCGACCAGCATCGACAAGATCGCGGCGCAGGGCAGGAAGCGAAAGAAACGCACTTCCATCGAGGTGAGTGTCAAAGGGGCTTTAGAGACCCATTTCCTCAAGTGCCCCAAACCGGCAGCCCAGGAAATCTCCGGCCTGGCCGACAGTCTGCAGCTGGAGAAGGAGGTCGTGCGGGTCTGGTTTTGTAACAGGCGGCAAAAGGAGAAAAGGATGACTCCGCCCGGCTTGCATCAACCGGACGAAGTGTTTTCCCACAGCGTTGACCCAGAGACACCGACACACCACGATCTTTAA